A genomic segment from Acidobacteriota bacterium encodes:
- a CDS encoding ABC transporter ATP-binding protein — translation MLSLNNVEVIYNDVILVLKGLSLKVEQGQIAALLGTNGAGKSTTLKAISGLLHPEDGEVTDGNVEFEGVQIDKLPAEDIVRRGIFQVMEGRRVFEHLTPQENLLAGAYTARDKGGTDEALDRVYGYFPRLKERGNSMAGFLSGGEQQMLAIGRAMMAQPKLMLLDEPSLGLAPLLVQEIFEIIQRINRDEGTTILLVEQNASRALGIAHYGYIMEGGRVVLEGTPAELQDNADVKEFYLGLTQVGQRKSYRDVKHYRRRKRWLS, via the coding sequence ATGCTGTCCCTGAACAACGTCGAGGTCATCTACAACGACGTCATCCTCGTGCTCAAGGGGCTCTCGCTCAAGGTGGAGCAGGGCCAGATCGCGGCGCTGCTCGGCACGAACGGCGCCGGCAAGTCGACCACGCTCAAGGCGATATCGGGGCTCCTCCATCCCGAGGACGGCGAGGTCACGGACGGCAACGTCGAGTTCGAGGGCGTGCAGATCGACAAGCTGCCCGCCGAGGACATCGTGCGCCGGGGCATCTTCCAGGTGATGGAGGGGCGCCGGGTCTTCGAGCACCTGACGCCGCAGGAGAACCTGCTGGCGGGGGCCTACACGGCGCGGGACAAGGGCGGCACGGACGAGGCGCTGGACCGTGTCTACGGCTACTTCCCGCGTCTCAAGGAACGGGGCAACTCGATGGCCGGTTTCCTCTCCGGCGGCGAGCAGCAGATGCTGGCCATCGGCCGGGCCATGATGGCGCAGCCGAAGCTGATGCTGCTCGACGAGCCGTCCCTGGGCCTGGCGCCGCTCCTCGTCCAGGAGATCTTCGAGATCATCCAGCGCATCAACCGCGACGAGGGCACGACGATCCTGCTGGTCGAACAGAACGCCAGCCGCGCCCTCGGGATCGCCCACTACGGCTACATCATGGAGGGAGGCCGCGTCGTTCTCGAGGGGACGCCGGCGGAGCTCCAGGACAACGCCGACGTCAAGGAGTTCTACCTCGGCCTGACCCAGGTCGGCCAGCGAAAGAGCTACCGCGACGTCAAGCACTACCGGCGCCGCAAGCGCTGGCTGTCGTAG
- a CDS encoding ABC transporter ATP-binding protein, whose protein sequence is MAQAQAQEPLPSTCLEANGVTLSFGGVHALNDVALDVRHGEVFAIIGPNGAGKTSLLNSISGLYRPQQGSITYMPEPKAAPVSLVGRAPHKVAQIGIARSFQNIELFRGMTVLENLMLGRHIHMRGNVLSCGVYWGPQRREEIRHRAAVEDVIDFLEIENLRHQAVGTLAYGLQKRVELARALALDPKLLLLDEPMAGMNVEEKEDMARFVLDVNEEWGVTTVLIEHDMGVVMDLSDRVAVLDFGRSIACGTPDEVRADPAVIHAYLGDAE, encoded by the coding sequence GTGGCCCAAGCCCAAGCTCAGGAGCCCTTGCCCTCGACCTGTCTCGAGGCCAACGGTGTCACGCTCTCGTTTGGCGGCGTCCACGCTCTGAACGATGTCGCGCTGGACGTACGTCACGGCGAGGTGTTCGCGATCATCGGGCCGAACGGCGCCGGCAAGACCTCGCTGCTGAACTCGATCAGCGGCCTCTACCGGCCTCAGCAGGGCTCGATCACCTACATGCCGGAGCCAAAGGCGGCGCCGGTCTCGCTCGTCGGCCGCGCGCCCCACAAGGTGGCCCAGATCGGCATCGCCCGGTCGTTCCAGAACATCGAGCTCTTCCGCGGCATGACGGTGCTCGAGAACCTCATGCTGGGGCGGCACATCCACATGCGCGGCAACGTGCTCAGCTGCGGCGTCTACTGGGGTCCGCAGCGCCGCGAGGAGATCCGGCACCGGGCCGCGGTGGAGGACGTGATCGACTTTCTGGAGATCGAGAACCTGCGCCACCAGGCGGTCGGCACCCTCGCCTACGGCCTGCAGAAGCGGGTGGAACTCGCCCGCGCGCTGGCGCTCGATCCGAAGCTCCTTCTGCTCGACGAGCCGATGGCGGGAATGAACGTGGAGGAGAAGGAGGACATGGCGCGCTTCGTCCTCGACGTGAACGAGGAATGGGGCGTGACGACGGTGCTGATCGAGCACGACATGGGAGTCGTCATGGATCTCTCGGACCGCGTGGCGGTGCTCGACTTCGGCCGTTCGATCGCGTGCGGCACTCCGGACGAGGTGCGCGCCGATCCGGCCGTCATTCACGCCTACCTGGGAGACGCCGAATGA
- a CDS encoding branched-chain amino acid ABC transporter permease: MDSDVFLQLTVSGLSNGMVYALVAVGFVVIFKASDVINFAQGEFLLFGAYLAFAFIAQFGLPWSLGVLATLLTAAMIGLIVERLVLRPLIGEPVISMIMVTIGLSSLLRAVVNGIWGVRPKAFPNFIPSGEVEFLGAIVGFDRLLVIAIAAILLTVLTLFFRYTRDGIAMRAIADDQQAALSMGISIKRVLAVAWAMAAITAAVAGIMLANTVGVSHDIIFIGLRVFPVVILGGLDSVPGAIVGGGVIGLLESYTAGYTTSGLELIVPYIVLILVLMVRPYGLFGKEIIERV; encoded by the coding sequence ATGGACTCCGACGTCTTCCTTCAACTCACCGTTTCCGGGCTCTCGAACGGCATGGTCTATGCCCTGGTGGCGGTCGGCTTCGTCGTGATCTTCAAGGCGAGCGACGTGATCAATTTCGCGCAGGGCGAGTTCCTGCTCTTCGGCGCCTACCTGGCCTTCGCTTTCATTGCCCAGTTCGGGTTGCCCTGGAGTCTGGGTGTGCTGGCGACGCTGCTCACCGCGGCCATGATCGGCTTGATCGTGGAGCGTCTCGTTCTCCGGCCACTGATCGGCGAGCCGGTGATCTCGATGATCATGGTCACGATCGGCCTCTCGAGCCTGCTGCGAGCGGTGGTGAACGGCATCTGGGGAGTGCGACCCAAGGCCTTCCCGAACTTCATCCCCTCGGGAGAAGTCGAGTTCCTGGGCGCGATCGTCGGTTTCGACCGTTTGCTCGTGATCGCTATCGCTGCGATCCTGCTGACGGTTCTGACGCTGTTCTTCCGTTACACCCGGGACGGCATCGCGATGCGCGCCATCGCCGACGACCAGCAGGCGGCGCTGTCGATGGGCATCAGCATCAAGCGCGTCCTCGCTGTCGCCTGGGCGATGGCGGCGATCACCGCGGCGGTCGCCGGCATCATGCTGGCGAACACGGTCGGCGTCAGCCACGACATCATCTTCATCGGACTGCGCGTGTTCCCCGTCGTCATCCTCGGCGGTCTCGACTCGGTGCCCGGCGCGATCGTCGGCGGCGGCGTCATCGGGCTGCTGGAGTCGTACACGGCCGGCTACACGACTTCGGGCCTGGAGCTCATCGTCCCGTACATCGTGCTGATCCTGGTCCTGATGGTTCGTCCGTACGGCCTGTTCGGCAAGGAGATCATCGAGCGGGTGTAG
- a CDS encoding branched-chain amino acid ABC transporter permease codes for MESGIFFSDYRSDMALRRMPLQKVRTGLLLVGLVVFPLLANPYWLNLANQIAIATIGAIGLNILVGYTGQISLGQGAFMAVGAYGSGLLTVRLDVPFYLSIPAAALITAVAGLVVGLPSLRLKGLYLAVATLAAQQIVEFVVTHWDGLTGGTEALVVPAPELFGARMNTDGRFYWILIVVALAVALFAANLFRSRVGRAWVAIRDQDIAASAIGVNVFGYKLLAFATSSFLVGLSGALLAHYRSIVTWERFTIEVSISYLAMIIIGGLGTISGSFFGAALIVLLPAMINTLGRSLQDTAPWAATVLPYVQQGVFGLVIILFLVLEPEGLAKLWRNVKDYFRVWPFSY; via the coding sequence ATGGAATCCGGAATCTTCTTCAGCGACTACCGCTCCGACATGGCGCTGCGGCGCATGCCGTTGCAGAAGGTGCGCACAGGCCTGCTCCTGGTCGGCCTCGTCGTGTTCCCGCTCCTGGCCAACCCCTACTGGCTCAACCTGGCCAATCAGATCGCCATCGCCACGATCGGTGCGATTGGCCTCAACATCCTGGTTGGCTACACCGGCCAGATCTCCCTCGGCCAGGGCGCCTTCATGGCGGTCGGCGCCTATGGATCGGGCCTGCTGACTGTCCGGCTCGACGTTCCCTTCTACCTGAGCATTCCGGCTGCGGCCCTGATCACCGCCGTCGCCGGTCTGGTGGTCGGACTGCCTTCCCTGCGGCTCAAGGGCCTCTACCTGGCCGTCGCGACGCTGGCGGCGCAGCAGATCGTCGAGTTTGTCGTCACGCACTGGGACGGCCTCACCGGCGGAACGGAAGCGCTCGTCGTGCCGGCGCCCGAGCTGTTCGGCGCCCGGATGAACACCGACGGCCGGTTCTACTGGATACTGATCGTTGTCGCGCTCGCGGTCGCGCTGTTCGCCGCGAACCTGTTCCGCTCCCGCGTGGGCCGGGCCTGGGTGGCGATCCGGGACCAGGACATCGCGGCTTCGGCGATCGGCGTCAACGTGTTCGGCTACAAGCTGCTCGCCTTCGCCACCTCGTCCTTCCTGGTCGGCCTCTCCGGCGCTTTGCTCGCCCACTACCGGTCGATCGTGACCTGGGAGCGGTTCACGATCGAAGTCTCGATTTCCTACCTGGCGATGATCATCATCGGCGGCCTGGGGACGATCTCCGGTTCGTTCTTCGGGGCGGCCCTCATCGTTCTGTTGCCAGCGATGATCAACACTCTGGGGCGCTCACTGCAGGACACGGCGCCGTGGGCGGCGACGGTCCTGCCGTACGTGCAGCAGGGCGTCTTCGGACTCGTGATCATCCTCTTCCTGGTGCTCGAACCGGAAGGGCTCGCCAAACTCTGGCGCAACGTGAAGGACTACTTCCGCGTCTGGCCGTTCTCGTACTAG
- a CDS encoding AMP-binding protein, producing the protein MTALAELPRDADTMPKLLLRNARERGGEAALREKEFGIWQSFTWAQYAERVRNFARGLVELGLKRDDIVAVLGDNRPEWLIAQLASQAVGARSLGVYQDSVASEVQYLVEFAGARFVIAEDQEQVDKLLEVWDELSGAAEADGQGIANVIYYDPRGLGAYPHEFLLGFSEVEKIGRSATSSTADDFERWVEATTADDVALLSTTSGTTGKPKLAMLSHRNLLTMAHSFQSIDPMRSDDEFVSFLPLAWIGEQMIGAACGMLVGFTMNFPEEPETVQHDIREIGPHMMFSPPRIWENMVSDVQVRIEDSSWLKRKVYNWALGVGYRAADTRLAEGGLSRLLAVQNWIANACCFFWLRDKLGVRRIRRAYTGGAALGPDIFRFFHAIGVNLKQIYGQTEVSGISVAHRDDDIKFQTVGTPVPGAEVRLGEGGEILTRSPSVFLGYYNNEEATEEALRDGWLYSGDAGYMDDDGHLIVIDRKKDVMELHDGTQFSPQFIENKLKFSPYVKEAVVFGGGDYAFVTSLITIDFANAGKWAERRQIPYTTFTDLAQKPEIYELVLEHTAGINGDLPESARIQRLLLLHKELDADDEELTRTRKVRRRFIADRYRLLVNALYGGDEAVEIENEITYQDGTTAVLQTRLRIAQPATA; encoded by the coding sequence ATGACCGCGCTGGCGGAACTGCCGCGGGACGCGGACACGATGCCAAAGCTGCTGCTCCGGAATGCCCGCGAGCGCGGCGGCGAAGCGGCGCTCCGGGAGAAGGAGTTCGGCATCTGGCAGAGCTTCACCTGGGCGCAATACGCGGAGCGGGTCAGGAACTTCGCCCGCGGCCTGGTTGAACTCGGACTCAAGCGGGACGACATCGTCGCCGTGCTGGGGGACAACCGGCCCGAGTGGCTTATTGCCCAGCTCGCGTCCCAGGCGGTCGGCGCCCGCTCCCTGGGCGTCTACCAGGACTCGGTGGCGAGCGAAGTGCAGTACCTGGTCGAGTTCGCGGGCGCCCGCTTCGTCATTGCCGAGGACCAGGAGCAGGTCGACAAGCTGCTGGAGGTCTGGGACGAGTTGAGCGGCGCCGCTGAAGCGGACGGCCAGGGGATCGCGAACGTCATCTACTACGACCCCCGCGGACTCGGTGCCTACCCGCACGAGTTCCTGCTCGGCTTCTCCGAAGTGGAGAAGATCGGGCGGTCCGCGACGAGCAGCACGGCGGACGACTTCGAGCGCTGGGTCGAAGCCACGACCGCCGATGACGTGGCGCTGCTGTCGACCACCTCCGGGACCACGGGCAAGCCGAAGCTGGCGATGCTCTCGCATCGCAACCTGCTGACCATGGCGCACAGCTTTCAGAGCATCGATCCGATGCGGAGCGACGACGAGTTCGTCTCCTTCCTGCCCCTCGCGTGGATCGGCGAGCAGATGATCGGCGCGGCCTGCGGAATGCTCGTCGGCTTCACCATGAACTTTCCTGAAGAACCGGAGACGGTGCAGCACGACATCCGCGAGATCGGACCGCACATGATGTTCTCGCCGCCCCGCATCTGGGAGAACATGGTGTCCGATGTCCAGGTACGGATCGAGGATTCCTCCTGGCTCAAGCGCAAGGTCTACAACTGGGCGTTGGGCGTCGGTTACAGAGCGGCCGACACCCGGCTGGCGGAGGGCGGTTTATCCAGGCTGCTGGCCGTGCAGAACTGGATCGCGAACGCCTGCTGCTTCTTCTGGTTGCGCGACAAGCTCGGGGTGCGGCGAATCCGGCGCGCCTACACGGGCGGCGCGGCGCTCGGGCCCGACATCTTCCGCTTCTTCCACGCCATCGGCGTGAACCTGAAGCAGATCTACGGCCAGACCGAGGTATCCGGGATTTCGGTGGCGCACCGCGACGACGACATCAAGTTCCAGACGGTCGGCACGCCGGTGCCCGGGGCGGAGGTCAGGCTCGGCGAAGGCGGCGAGATCCTGACCAGGAGTCCGTCCGTCTTCCTCGGCTACTACAACAACGAGGAGGCGACGGAGGAGGCACTTCGCGACGGCTGGCTCTACTCCGGCGACGCCGGTTACATGGACGACGACGGGCACCTGATCGTCATCGATCGCAAGAAGGACGTGATGGAGCTGCACGATGGCACCCAGTTCTCGCCGCAGTTCATCGAGAACAAGCTGAAGTTCAGCCCCTACGTCAAGGAGGCGGTCGTGTTCGGCGGCGGCGACTACGCGTTCGTCACGTCGCTGATCACGATCGACTTCGCCAACGCGGGCAAGTGGGCCGAACGGCGCCAGATCCCGTACACCACGTTCACGGACCTCGCCCAGAAGCCGGAGATCTACGAACTCGTGCTGGAACATACGGCCGGCATCAACGGCGATCTGCCGGAGTCGGCCCGGATCCAGCGCCTGCTGCTGCTGCACAAGGAACTCGACGCGGATGACGAGGAGTTGACGCGTACGCGGAAAGTGCGGCGCCGGTTCATCGCCGATCGGTACCGCCTGCTCGTCAACGCGCTCTACGGCGGCGACGAGGCGGTCGAGATCGAGAACGAGATCACCTACCAGGACGGCACGACCGCGGTCCTGCAGACCCGGCTGCGCATCGCTCAGCCCGCCACCGCCTGA
- a CDS encoding prephenate dehydrogenase yields MQGCWARTIGIVGLGSFGRFLVRHLGSRFDVQVWDRRDLSERAAALGARWTDLEGCAGCDIVIPAVPVQDLDGLVVDLAPRLAPDALVVDVASVKVKPLRILERRLPRQIQYIGTHPMFGPQSGGAGIRGLKVVLCLPERPVDRERVETVRAFLASDLELQVIEMSAEEHDSEMAYIQGLTHWMAKALREIHVPDPALGTVAYRHMMKIEENLRDDSDDLFLTIARENPFAADARRELRERLREIEEAIEGD; encoded by the coding sequence GTGCAGGGCTGCTGGGCAAGGACGATCGGCATCGTCGGTCTGGGCAGCTTCGGCCGCTTCCTGGTCCGGCACCTGGGCTCCCGGTTCGATGTTCAGGTCTGGGATCGCCGCGATCTGAGTGAGCGGGCCGCCGCGCTGGGTGCGCGCTGGACCGACCTCGAAGGCTGCGCCGGCTGCGACATCGTGATCCCGGCGGTGCCGGTCCAGGATCTGGACGGCCTGGTCGTCGACCTGGCCCCGCGCCTCGCACCGGACGCGCTGGTCGTCGACGTCGCCTCGGTCAAGGTGAAGCCGCTCCGGATCCTCGAGCGGCGCCTGCCCCGGCAGATCCAGTACATCGGCACTCACCCGATGTTCGGCCCCCAGAGCGGCGGCGCCGGCATCCGCGGCCTGAAGGTCGTTCTCTGCCTCCCCGAGCGCCCGGTCGACAGGGAGCGGGTCGAGACGGTGAGAGCCTTCCTGGCGTCGGACCTGGAGCTACAGGTGATCGAAATGTCAGCCGAGGAACACGACTCCGAGATGGCCTACATCCAGGGTCTGACCCACTGGATGGCCAAGGCTCTCCGGGAGATTCACGTCCCGGACCCGGCCCTCGGCACGGTCGCCTACCGGCACATGATGAAGATCGAGGAGAACCTCCGCGACGACTCGGACGATCTGTTCCTGACCATCGCCCGCGAAAACCCGTTCGCCGCCGACGCCCGCCGGGAACTCCGCGAGAGGCTTCGGGAGATCGAGGAGGCGATCGAGGGGGACTAG
- a CDS encoding serine hydrolase, which yields MPARPVLVSAPPELDLARPEEVGLNAAQLACIDDHLRRRYLEPEKIAGCLTLVARGGKPAWLSAQGLMDRERNRVMRTDTIFRIYSMTKPITSVALMQLYEQGHFQLDDPVEKFIPEWRDLRVFESGNHPNFLTRPVDRPMTVRDLFTHQSGLTYGFMERTNVDAAYRELGIGGPPSGGSLRQMIEQLAELPLEFSPGDAWNYSVATDVLAYLVEVFSGQPFDEYLQEHITGPLGMVDTGFTVPAAKVDRFAANYGRDRNKKLVLLDDPQTSHYTGEVSFFSGGGGLVSTMHDYYRFCQMMLNGGTFDGARILGRKSVELMTMNHLPDGSDLTDLAVGSFSETTYEGVGFGLGVSVTLDLAVAQAIGSVGEYGWGGAASTAFWIDPKEDLIVIFMVQFWMSGTFNFRGQLKSIVYPALT from the coding sequence ATGCCGGCACGACCCGTCCTGGTTTCAGCGCCCCCCGAACTCGACCTCGCCCGCCCCGAAGAGGTCGGCCTGAACGCCGCGCAACTGGCGTGCATCGACGATCATCTGCGGCGCCGCTACCTGGAGCCGGAGAAGATCGCGGGCTGCCTCACGCTCGTCGCCCGCGGCGGCAAGCCGGCCTGGCTCTCGGCGCAGGGGCTGATGGACCGTGAGCGGAACCGCGTCATGCGGACCGACACGATCTTCCGCATCTACTCGATGACCAAACCGATCACCTCGGTCGCCCTGATGCAGCTCTACGAACAGGGCCACTTCCAGCTCGACGATCCGGTCGAGAAGTTCATCCCCGAGTGGCGCGATCTGAGGGTCTTTGAGAGCGGGAACCACCCGAACTTCCTCACCCGGCCGGTCGATCGCCCGATGACGGTCCGCGACCTGTTCACGCACCAGTCGGGGCTGACCTACGGTTTCATGGAACGCACGAACGTCGACGCCGCGTACCGCGAGCTCGGCATCGGCGGACCGCCGTCCGGCGGCAGCCTGCGCCAGATGATCGAGCAACTCGCGGAGCTGCCCCTCGAGTTCTCGCCCGGCGACGCCTGGAACTACTCGGTCGCCACCGACGTGCTCGCCTACCTGGTCGAGGTCTTCTCCGGCCAGCCGTTCGACGAGTACCTGCAGGAGCACATCACCGGGCCCCTGGGCATGGTCGACACCGGCTTCACAGTGCCCGCGGCCAAGGTCGACCGCTTCGCCGCCAACTACGGGCGAGACCGGAACAAGAAGCTGGTCCTGCTCGACGATCCCCAGACCAGCCACTACACCGGCGAAGTCAGCTTCTTCTCGGGTGGCGGTGGACTCGTGTCGACGATGCACGACTACTACCGCTTCTGCCAGATGATGCTGAACGGCGGGACCTTCGACGGCGCCCGCATCCTCGGCCGCAAGTCGGTGGAGCTCATGACGATGAACCACCTCCCGGACGGCAGCGACCTGACCGACCTGGCGGTCGGCTCCTTCAGCGAGACGACCTACGAGGGGGTCGGCTTCGGTCTCGGCGTCTCCGTCACCCTGGACCTCGCGGTCGCCCAGGCGATCGGCTCGGTCGGCGAGTACGGCTGGGGCGGCGCCGCGAGCACGGCCTTCTGGATCGATCCGAAGGAGGACCTGATCGTGATCTTCATGGTCCAGTTCTGGATGTCGGGCACGTTCAACTTCCGCGGCCAGCTCAAGTCGATTGTCTATCCGGCGCTGACCTGA
- a CDS encoding dipeptidase, with amino-acid sequence MRSRTAAVLGAVVAAAVSYGSPPVTDAQEDRASREHVLRLLREVPLIDGHNDVPWQYRTRVSNHLDRIDFEDTTALDPPMHTDLRRLRQGGVGAQFWSVYIPTSYSGAGAARVVLEQVDLTRRLIDRYPDDLELALTADDIERVHAAGKVASLLGAEGGHSIESSLGVLRQLYVVGVRYMTLTHNSNVAWADAATDRPAHGGLTAFGRRVIREMNRLGMLADLSHVSPRTMHHVLDESEAPVIFSHSSAFAVTASPRNVPNDVLRRLVENGGVVMVTFVPSFVNENVRASFQRLDAERRRLMAAGTAPEEMRRRLTAWRSENPGAQASLGDVADHIDHIRGLIGTAHLGIGSDYDGIPTVPVGLEDASTFPDLFVELVRRGYSDDELKDIAGRSFLRAMRAAEATASRLQATEPPADDLIEELDGGENG; translated from the coding sequence ATGAGAAGCAGAACGGCCGCCGTGCTGGGCGCCGTCGTGGCCGCGGCGGTGAGCTATGGTTCACCGCCCGTGACCGACGCCCAGGAGGACCGCGCCAGCCGGGAGCACGTGCTTCGCCTGCTCCGGGAGGTGCCGCTGATCGACGGGCACAACGACGTCCCGTGGCAGTACCGGACGCGGGTTTCGAACCACCTCGACCGGATCGACTTCGAGGACACCACGGCGCTCGATCCGCCGATGCACACCGACCTGCGGCGCCTGCGGCAGGGCGGAGTGGGCGCCCAGTTCTGGTCGGTCTACATTCCGACCTCCTACAGCGGGGCCGGCGCGGCCCGGGTCGTGCTCGAGCAGGTCGACCTGACCAGGCGTCTGATCGATCGCTATCCGGACGACCTGGAACTGGCCCTCACCGCGGACGACATCGAGCGCGTTCACGCCGCGGGCAAGGTCGCGTCCCTGCTCGGCGCCGAGGGCGGCCACTCGATCGAGTCTTCCCTCGGGGTTCTGCGGCAACTCTACGTGGTCGGCGTTCGCTACATGACCCTGACTCACAACAGCAACGTCGCCTGGGCGGACGCGGCGACCGACCGGCCGGCTCACGGCGGGCTCACGGCGTTCGGCCGGCGGGTGATCCGGGAGATGAACCGGCTCGGCATGCTGGCGGACCTCTCCCATGTTTCGCCGCGGACGATGCACCATGTGCTGGACGAGTCCGAAGCACCGGTCATTTTCTCCCACTCCTCGGCGTTTGCGGTCACGGCCAGCCCGCGCAACGTGCCGAACGACGTCCTGCGCCGGCTGGTTGAGAACGGCGGTGTGGTCATGGTCACCTTCGTGCCGTCCTTCGTCAACGAGAACGTGCGGGCGTCCTTTCAGCGCCTGGATGCCGAACGCCGTCGACTGATGGCCGCGGGCACCGCGCCGGAGGAGATGCGCCGCCGGTTGACGGCCTGGCGAAGTGAGAACCCGGGAGCCCAGGCATCCCTCGGCGACGTGGCTGACCACATCGACCACATCCGGGGTCTGATCGGCACCGCGCATCTGGGGATCGGCTCGGATTACGACGGCATCCCGACCGTGCCGGTCGGCCTGGAGGACGCGTCGACCTTCCCGGATCTGTTCGTGGAACTCGTTCGACGGGGCTACAGCGACGACGAGCTGAAGGACATCGCGGGTCGCAGTTTCCTGCGCGCCATGCGCGCCGCGGAGGCCACCGCCAGTCGTCTGCAGGCCACGGAGCCTCCGGCCGACGACCTGATCGAAGAATTGGACGGCGGTGAGAATGGCTGA
- a CDS encoding ABC transporter substrate-binding protein — MNRLVCLAAVALLLLAACGGGDPVSEADAPITIGAIFDLTGATSDVGTLYAEAIRDYYARLNDLGGIAGREVDLLWNDYGYDVAKAEQLYSEYVQAGAVMFMGWGTGDTEALRGRIAADRIPFVSASFSHVLGDPSEAPFNFLVGTTYSDQLFILLDYLIEEAEATGGEMPNVALMHHPSPFGLSPWRQGGEDYAKERGIEMAPHEMARGNTDFSATLTRIAESGANTVVFQNTSGPVSIAVKNARDLGLDLRFACLNYCSNEVLLDLAGDAAEGVLASIIYSPPGEGVDGLNDAAEYLASKGGSIDEEGLLYGQGWAVASLVTEAIERAAAAGEVTGDTIFAAFETFDGWDTGGVTAPVTFTATDHRGIKGMRIFEIREGRFQPVTEMRMASSLGAAE; from the coding sequence ATGAACCGTCTCGTTTGCCTTGCTGCTGTAGCTCTGTTGCTCCTCGCCGCCTGCGGAGGCGGCGACCCGGTCTCGGAAGCGGATGCGCCGATCACCATCGGTGCGATTTTCGACCTGACCGGCGCGACCTCGGACGTGGGCACCTTGTACGCCGAGGCGATCCGCGATTACTACGCCCGCCTGAACGACCTCGGCGGCATTGCCGGCCGCGAGGTCGACCTGCTGTGGAACGACTACGGCTACGACGTGGCGAAGGCCGAGCAGCTCTACTCCGAGTACGTCCAGGCCGGAGCGGTCATGTTCATGGGTTGGGGCACCGGTGACACGGAAGCCCTGCGTGGCCGGATCGCGGCGGACCGCATTCCCTTCGTCTCGGCATCGTTCTCTCACGTACTGGGAGATCCGTCCGAGGCCCCCTTCAACTTCCTCGTCGGCACGACCTACAGCGACCAGCTCTTCATCCTGCTCGACTACCTGATCGAAGAGGCGGAAGCCACGGGAGGCGAGATGCCGAACGTCGCGCTGATGCACCACCCGAGTCCGTTCGGTCTCTCGCCGTGGCGCCAGGGGGGCGAGGACTACGCGAAGGAGCGCGGCATCGAGATGGCGCCGCACGAGATGGCGCGGGGCAACACGGATTTCAGCGCGACGCTGACCCGGATCGCGGAATCCGGCGCCAACACGGTCGTGTTCCAGAACACGTCGGGACCGGTTTCCATTGCCGTCAAGAACGCGCGGGACCTGGGCCTGGACCTGCGCTTCGCCTGCCTGAACTACTGCAGCAACGAGGTGCTGCTGGATCTGGCGGGCGACGCCGCGGAAGGTGTTCTGGCTTCGATCATCTACTCGCCGCCGGGCGAGGGAGTCGACGGCCTGAACGACGCGGCCGAGTACCTCGCGTCGAAGGGCGGGTCGATCGACGAGGAGGGGCTGCTCTACGGCCAGGGCTGGGCGGTCGCGAGCCTGGTGACCGAGGCGATCGAACGGGCGGCCGCGGCCGGCGAAGTAACCGGCGATACCATCTTCGCTGCCTTCGAGACCTTCGACGGCTGGGACACGGGAGGCGTGACGGCGCCGGTCACCTTCACGGCCACCGACCATCGCGGCATCAAGGGCATGAGGATCTTCGAGATCAGGGAAGGGAGGTTCCAGCCCGTGACCGAGATGCGGATGGCCTCCAGCCTGGGGGCGGCCGAGTAG